From a region of the Campylobacter sp. genome:
- a CDS encoding cation:proton antiporter: MELVIELFLAITALAIVLNIVFKIFEIPTIIGYIVAGVCFSQIYSLSSVENAHMSELAEFGIVFLMFTIGLEFSFHHLMSMKKDVFFNGILQVLGTGIILALIIDQAFGGNIKTVMIIGLALALSSTAIVLKTLNETGEINQNYGRKVLGILLFQDLAVIPILLMIDIFGSTDSTPVNYLILKTAVSAAIVVVILFVLGKFAFNRFLYYVVRTNSKEIFIATILFTVVGASFLAHVFGFSYTLGAFIAGMLIAETEYKHEIEADLTPFRDILLGLFFITIGMQINFEVIVSHYGLILLAIIVIMALKTVVIYAILFLSTGKRIALKAALSLCQIGEFALAIFSLLMSRDMLSKENGQILITVVTATMILTPFILKNLNKIANRFESKVEKLEDEEHKTQIPPMKNHIIVAGYGRIGQEVVLRLKDQGLLYVVAESDLELVDLGKSRGENIYFVNIMQKTAIDELHAREASVIILTIANQQKLDIVAKMLNGSNLKANIIVMHTGADPQSELQSEYGENFIFVKKERVVANALLQEALKCKLTQ; this comes from the coding sequence ATGGAGCTTGTTATAGAGCTATTTCTTGCGATCACCGCGCTTGCGATAGTGCTAAATATCGTCTTTAAAATTTTTGAAATTCCCACTATCATCGGTTATATTGTTGCGGGCGTGTGCTTTTCACAGATCTATAGTCTAAGCAGTGTCGAAAACGCCCATATGTCCGAGCTAGCAGAATTTGGCATCGTCTTTTTGATGTTTACCATCGGGCTTGAGTTTAGCTTCCATCACCTGATGAGCATGAAAAAGGACGTGTTTTTTAACGGTATACTCCAAGTGCTCGGCACCGGTATTATCTTAGCGCTCATCATCGATCAAGCTTTCGGCGGAAACATAAAAACGGTGATGATTATCGGGCTTGCGCTCGCGCTTAGCTCTACGGCGATCGTGCTAAAAACGCTCAACGAAACAGGCGAAATCAACCAAAACTACGGGCGCAAGGTGCTTGGGATCCTGCTCTTTCAGGACCTCGCTGTCATTCCGATCTTGCTGATGATTGACATATTCGGCTCGACCGACAGCACCCCCGTGAACTATCTAATCTTAAAAACCGCCGTAAGCGCCGCCATAGTGGTAGTGATCCTTTTCGTGCTCGGTAAATTTGCTTTTAACCGCTTCCTCTACTACGTCGTAAGGACAAATTCTAAAGAAATTTTCATCGCAACCATCCTTTTTACCGTCGTGGGGGCTAGCTTTTTGGCGCATGTTTTTGGCTTTTCGTACACGCTGGGCGCATTCATCGCGGGTATGCTCATCGCAGAGACCGAGTATAAACACGAGATAGAGGCTGATCTGACGCCGTTTCGAGACATACTGCTCGGACTTTTTTTCATCACGATTGGCATGCAGATAAATTTTGAAGTCATCGTCTCGCACTATGGGCTGATCCTGCTCGCTATTATCGTTATAATGGCGCTTAAAACGGTTGTAATTTACGCGATCTTATTTCTCTCGACCGGCAAAAGGATAGCGCTAAAAGCGGCGCTGTCGCTATGCCAGATAGGTGAGTTTGCGCTTGCGATCTTTTCGCTGTTGATGAGCCGCGATATGCTAAGTAAGGAAAACGGGCAAATTTTAATTACAGTCGTAACCGCGACTATGATTTTAACGCCGTTTATTCTTAAGAATTTAAACAAAATCGCCAACCGTTTCGAGTCCAAGGTCGAAAAGCTCGAAGATGAGGAGCATAAAACTCAAATCCCTCCAATGAAAAATCACATCATTGTAGCAGGCTACGGCAGGATAGGGCAGGAAGTTGTGCTACGCCTTAAAGATCAGGGGCTGCTATACGTAGTCGCCGAGAGCGATTTAGAGCTTGTGGATCTGGGCAAATCGCGCGGAGAGAATATATACTTTGTAAATATAATGCAAAAAACTGCGATCGACGAGCTGCATGCGCGCGAAGCGTCGGTCATCATCCTAACGATTGCAAATCAACAAAAGCTCGACATCGTCGCTAAGATGCTAAACGGCTCCAATCTAAAAGCAAATATCATAGTGATGCATACGGGCGCTGATCCGCAAAGCGAGCTGCAGAGCGAATACGGCGAAAATTTTATCTTCGTAAAAAAGGAGAGAGTAGTAGCCAATGCGCTTTTGCAAGAGGCGCTGAAATGTAAGCTAACGCAGTAG
- a CDS encoding helix-turn-helix transcriptional regulator codes for MHDYDEPVYLISIVSKVLDIHPQTLRQYEREGLVSPGRTEGKMRLYSAHDMDRIRMILNLTKELGVNLAGVDVIFRLQERIAEYEREIEELRAKILELGGETD; via the coding sequence ATGCATGATTACGACGAGCCGGTTTATCTCATATCGATAGTTTCGAAGGTCCTAGATATCCATCCGCAGACGCTGCGGCAATACGAGCGCGAAGGACTCGTGAGTCCTGGGCGCACGGAGGGCAAGATGCGCCTGTACTCGGCGCATGATATGGACCGCATACGCATGATTTTAAACCTTACAAAGGAGCTTGGCGTCAATCTTGCGGGCGTGGACGTGATCTTTCGCCTGCAAGAAAGGATCGCCGAGTATGAGCGCGAGATCGAGGAGCTGCGGGCTAAAATTTTAGAGCTTGGCGGAGAGACAGATTAA
- a CDS encoding DnaJ C-terminal domain-containing protein: MASTSSLYETLGVDKSASAEEIKKAYRRLARKYHPDINKEPGAEDKFKEINAAYEILSDEKKRAQYDRHGDEMFGGQNFHDFAQGSANMGDLNDILNSIFGGSFGAKSAGSRGGFSFSSFGGGEGFSGFSGSSFGGGFGGAQSLDTHSSIEIPFETAIQGGEMSVRISGETVKFKVPAGINAGEKLRIRGKGQKSGAQSGDLILEIKIAPSAEYSREGDDLFKKIDVPLKTAMFGGKVEISTPSKSATIKIAKNTKNGQKYRLKGYGVQNRKSKILGDLYAVVNVVLPDVDSLGEDVKAALQKL; the protein is encoded by the coding sequence ATGGCAAGTACAAGCAGTTTATACGAAACCTTAGGCGTGGATAAATCAGCAAGCGCCGAGGAGATTAAAAAAGCTTACCGCAGGCTGGCTCGCAAGTATCACCCGGATATCAATAAAGAGCCCGGAGCTGAGGATAAATTTAAAGAGATCAACGCTGCGTATGAAATTTTAAGCGACGAGAAAAAGCGGGCGCAGTATGACCGCCACGGCGACGAGATGTTCGGCGGGCAGAATTTCCACGATTTCGCGCAGGGTTCGGCAAACATGGGCGATCTAAACGACATCCTAAACAGCATTTTCGGCGGCTCCTTCGGCGCAAAAAGCGCAGGTTCGCGCGGTGGATTTAGTTTCAGCTCTTTTGGTGGCGGCGAAGGTTTTAGTGGCTTTAGCGGCAGCAGTTTCGGTGGCGGATTTGGCGGCGCGCAGAGCCTAGATACGCACAGCTCGATTGAAATTCCTTTTGAAACCGCGATACAAGGTGGCGAGATGAGCGTGCGCATAAGCGGCGAGACGGTTAAATTTAAAGTACCCGCGGGTATAAATGCTGGCGAGAAGCTGCGCATAAGGGGCAAGGGACAAAAATCAGGCGCTCAAAGCGGCGATCTAATTTTAGAGATAAAAATCGCGCCAAGTGCCGAGTATAGCCGCGAAGGCGACGATCTTTTCAAAAAGATTGACGTGCCTTTGAAAACGGCGATGTTTGGCGGAAAAGTAGAAATTTCGACGCCGAGCAAAAGCGCAACAATAAAGATCGCAAAAAATACCAAAAACGGGCAGAAATACCGCTTAAAAGGCTACGGCGTGCAAAATCGCAAGAGTAAAATTTTAGGCGATCTATACGCGGTGGTAAATGTCGTTTTGCCCGACGTCGATTCGCTGGGCGAGGACGTCAAAGCCGCGCTGCAAAAGCTATAA
- a CDS encoding Do family serine endopeptidase, whose product MKKSIIISIALAGALFGASIDIKEAPSNYERVNPGFNQDVVLSYHSSLADVKKSVVNIATKTKIKAGNSPMSQMFDDPFFKQFFDFDIPQQQEREGSSLGSGVIISEDGYIVTNNHVIENADEIVVTLLEGDKEYKAKVIGTDPKTDLAIIKIDEKNLSAVKFADSSKAMEGDIVFAIGNPFGVGGTITQGIISALNKNNIGLNQYENFIQTDASINPGNSGGALVDSRGALLGINSAILSRGGGNNGVGFAIPSNMVKEIAEKLITNGKIERGFIGVTISDMSKDQKELYESKEGALISSVEKDMPADKAGIKRGDLITKINGKSIKNANELKNLIGSMAPGSSVDVEFERDGKSKSTTIKLDAMKSDSTTLGSAGEDSKSAIEGLKLRTLNDSLRRKYNLDDDVSGALVLSVKDGSKADDYGFEVGDVIIQVGQNDVKSSDDFDRYIKDYKGKKTLVWVIRRGIPQGLVIR is encoded by the coding sequence ATGAAAAAATCGATCATCATATCGATAGCTTTAGCAGGTGCGCTTTTTGGCGCCAGTATCGACATTAAAGAAGCTCCAAGCAATTATGAGCGCGTAAATCCGGGCTTTAATCAAGATGTCGTGCTTTCGTATCACAGCTCGCTTGCGGACGTGAAAAAATCCGTCGTAAATATCGCGACTAAAACCAAGATCAAAGCAGGCAACAGCCCGATGTCACAGATGTTTGACGATCCGTTTTTTAAGCAATTTTTCGACTTTGACATTCCGCAACAACAAGAGCGCGAGGGAAGCTCACTAGGCTCTGGTGTCATCATCTCCGAAGACGGCTATATTGTCACAAATAATCACGTAATAGAAAATGCCGACGAAATCGTAGTTACACTACTAGAAGGCGATAAAGAGTATAAAGCCAAGGTAATCGGCACCGACCCTAAAACCGACCTTGCGATCATCAAAATCGACGAAAAAAATCTCTCTGCGGTTAAATTTGCCGACTCGTCCAAGGCTATGGAGGGCGATATCGTCTTTGCTATTGGAAATCCTTTCGGCGTGGGCGGCACCATCACTCAAGGCATAATCTCCGCGTTAAATAAAAACAACATCGGGCTAAATCAATATGAAAATTTCATCCAAACCGACGCTTCGATCAACCCGGGCAACTCAGGCGGCGCACTAGTGGATAGTCGCGGCGCACTTTTGGGAATAAATTCCGCCATTTTAAGTCGCGGCGGCGGAAATAATGGCGTAGGCTTTGCGATCCCTTCAAATATGGTAAAAGAGATCGCTGAAAAGCTCATCACAAACGGCAAGATCGAGCGTGGCTTTATAGGCGTTACGATCTCAGATATGTCTAAAGACCAAAAAGAGCTCTATGAAAGCAAAGAGGGCGCGCTAATCTCAAGCGTCGAAAAAGACATGCCTGCCGATAAAGCAGGCATCAAGCGCGGCGATTTGATTACCAAAATAAACGGCAAATCTATCAAAAACGCCAACGAGCTAAAAAATTTAATCGGCTCAATGGCTCCAGGAAGCTCAGTGGATGTAGAATTTGAGCGCGACGGCAAAAGCAAGAGCACAACTATCAAGCTAGACGCGATGAAATCCGACTCCACCACCTTAGGCTCAGCCGGCGAGGACTCAAAAAGCGCAATAGAGGGGCTAAAGCTAAGGACGTTAAATGACAGCTTGCGCCGCAAATATAACCTCGACGACGATGTCTCGGGTGCCCTCGTCTTAAGCGTCAAAGATGGCTCAAAAGCCGATGATTACGGCTTTGAGGTAGGCGACGTGATCATCCAAGTCGGTCAAAACGATGTCAAAAGCTCAGACGACTTCGATCGATACATCAAAGATTACAAGGGCAAAAAGACCCTAGTCTGGGTCATCAGACGCGGAATTCCGCAAGGTCTTGTAATCCGCTAA
- a CDS encoding autotransporter outer membrane beta-barrel domain-containing protein — translation MKDIKIPIISGLSIAATLALMPMQALADNAIATVTGGGSDGVLHTPGDGYYSGGYEGTGNGGGSKNHIVTITGSASGTDMSGYSIYGGGMGNSNITPTTSADRNQITIQNRATVTTVIGGEGIGATGNTVNIINATVNRVVLGGNGTWAGMRPQSGNAVGNTVNIEGNSHIIGDNKTMGYFQAIVSGGRARYGHSAENNTVNIKSAAQIDKYRIEGATIHEGGSAKGNSVNITGAIVLNSGQEIDGAVSVSPNFVSTLEENYVVINSAGAKLQNITGANATREGITIGSNATAIGNWVELKAGQVESTTGSYMAAVSKNNYSKITGGTVIRDVQGGFGGGGNTTHVATSEGDYANISGGEIGGSAYGFRNVNGEIKSSYVEMSGGKVAQDAIGGNSVNGKISNTKVTLNGGEVSHDVIGGNSVNGEVTGARVDIKKGATIGHDIIGGRSEEGKVEGSWVVADLTNKTVNQVIGGTNKIGIGSGTANNNHVQVTGGTLNGAALGGRGEQGVSGNEFSATGVTFNDNVSGGTTSKGNATGNVLTLSNSKVEGGKQVKGGNAMLLGSASGNRVNLWDHTTVTGDVFGAEAVGANSDNNTVHLSDSTVTGTIYGLYGTGSGSGNTLINASNASNPNQAGNIARFNVLNFQNISNAYSDASKAALQITDGVKTNINKAKFQLGDHDYDVDTYAIGDGEKRYLIHNEAKFEKFDEKVKHTDNVFTIKNATTYSMNLKGLMEDDDGKSIVIQGKKKTNRTITDGTFDQSEFNKYKGPAGEDPTIDVGEDPNAPENFGGLNIDTNAIPKATINLVSGDNIGTIKANDDDTINVGKDGNNPLVPGNITAKNIEKSGPGKLKINFNLPNNYNGGNPAIKLTDSGTTDLTGTDVNVNNAKDGTTYTLVKKTNGGTINFNDRDVQKNQTYTITDKDHYQYDGETFRRENGNQELVYKKGTITNAWGDTDFDSSELTKNQASNKAAGATELFGNKGNTVIVKEGTGNLGNKNISSGRADVKDTETPNTIHNNYTTIKGGTGFGDVYAGYGDSGTQDVHDNHLNFEETSKGAVVNGNIGAGYNANGNVHDNKVTTDDTTINGNVYGAQTANGNAVKNIVNLQGSRVGGDVYGSKASGSATNSTVNLSNTQVAGNVYAADAASGSGNTVNFYGGKVGKTIYGLSSAGGTNNTLNVYNASTQKTAGDIANLNVLNFDGISSANGSAATAALNLTTTNDTNIINDAKFKLNGEEYDVNKDTYHSLNIEEGKEYYLIHNAGNTFTGFKEKAKQTDNEFTITGKSSYEINLKGLIQSADNQSILVQGKRLTGRNISSDGKFDNEEITKYTPDLSNGANINVGKTPGTNKDFEGLDIDTSNTPGVKSKVTLVDGKNIGTIKGDADDTINVGKEDGSLVPGTIEAKNIVGVGKLNFNMPNGYNGDPALKLTGNTSTNLIGTDVKINNAQKDKDYTLIKGNADINFQDKTTQKEQVYNIIDNAHYQYDGETFRKQNNNKELIYREGTITDAWNDNDFDSNELTKNKADNAHQGGTPLFDNKGNTVNIVSTAGDLSTKSVYGGATLSGSTDDVFNNTVNINGADTKEIFAGASKGSGRVYDNVVNFNAGSVVNAISGSDDASNARGNNSGNTLNVNNASTQKTAGDIKNFNALNFDGISDANGNAATAALNLTTNADTDINDAKFKLGGEEYNVDKDTYGSLNIEEGKEYHLIRNTGNTFTSFTEKAKQTTNEFTLKNSTTYDIMLKGLIKSSDDQSILIQGNKLTSRNITGGEFGNDEINRYNPIPNPIINVVNENPNNPTNFNGLNIDGGNNSTVNLTGGNNIGDITGGAGSTLNVGKDTTNPAAPNSITAKNIGGFDDINIFMPPTVKDGDSMIKLTDPTANTDLSNMRGKITAYVSGNTDVGDTSTIHLIDKQGSGQLLLPDPSHLQTRVQQGATIEYETYGMVDANGRALDLRFSGKRRVKEDTKSFAETRAASLASLKSGSELITNYLDKLIPDGHLELFPFAISEAYSLRYETGSHVNSKGYGVAAGLASLTENFAGDILSGVFVEYGKANYDSYLDSGLHADGDSEYIGGGLMLKQNFTSGTYLDASFHVGKISSDYNSNDWTYAIAPGVLAHNEKFDISSTYIATHIGIGQIFDLSQSNKLDVYTKWLYAYTDDADATISSGERYHFDSVTSNRLRAGLRDTINLKDEHNLYFGGAYEYEFSGDAKASTMGLDAPKPSLKGSTGVFEAGYKYESKNLILSLGGKGYIGKTRGGAINAGFEIMF, via the coding sequence ATGAAAGATATTAAGATACCAATTATCTCAGGTCTGAGCATCGCTGCTACGCTAGCACTGATGCCGATGCAAGCTTTAGCCGACAATGCAATAGCGACAGTAACCGGCGGCGGTAGTGATGGTGTTTTGCATACTCCAGGCGACGGGTATTACTCGGGCGGCTACGAGGGAACTGGTAACGGAGGCGGCTCTAAAAATCATATAGTAACTATCACCGGAAGTGCTTCAGGCACTGATATGTCGGGATACAGTATATATGGTGGCGGTATGGGTAATTCTAACATTACACCTACGACATCGGCCGATAGAAATCAGATCACTATTCAAAACCGCGCTACCGTTACTACCGTAATAGGTGGTGAAGGTATAGGCGCAACAGGCAATACCGTAAACATAATAAATGCAACCGTTAATAGAGTTGTTCTCGGCGGCAACGGCACTTGGGCAGGAATGAGACCTCAATCGGGAAATGCCGTCGGCAACACCGTAAATATCGAAGGCAATAGCCATATAATCGGCGATAATAAAACAATGGGATACTTCCAAGCTATAGTATCGGGAGGTCGTGCTAGATATGGTCACTCCGCAGAAAATAATACGGTAAATATAAAAAGTGCAGCACAAATAGATAAATACAGAATAGAAGGTGCTACCATACACGAAGGTGGCTCTGCAAAAGGTAATAGCGTAAATATTACGGGTGCTATCGTCTTAAACAGCGGTCAAGAAATAGACGGCGCGGTATCTGTATCTCCAAATTTCGTTAGTACATTAGAGGAGAATTATGTCGTCATAAACAGCGCCGGCGCTAAGCTTCAAAATATAACAGGCGCCAATGCTACTAGAGAGGGCATTACCATTGGAAGCAACGCTACGGCGATCGGCAACTGGGTAGAGTTAAAAGCTGGACAAGTCGAGTCCACCACCGGCTCATATATGGCTGCAGTATCTAAAAATAACTATTCTAAGATTACCGGAGGAACCGTTATACGCGATGTACAAGGAGGCTTTGGCGGCGGCGGGAACACTACTCACGTCGCTACGAGCGAGGGCGACTATGCGAATATAAGCGGCGGCGAGATAGGCGGTAGCGCTTACGGCTTCCGCAACGTAAACGGAGAGATAAAAAGTAGTTACGTTGAAATGAGCGGAGGCAAAGTAGCACAAGATGCTATAGGCGGAAACAGCGTTAACGGCAAAATTTCAAACACCAAAGTAACTCTAAACGGTGGCGAAGTGAGCCACGATGTCATCGGCGGAAACAGCGTTAATGGCGAGGTTACGGGCGCCAGAGTAGATATCAAAAAAGGCGCTACGATAGGTCACGATATCATCGGCGGTAGAAGTGAAGAAGGCAAGGTCGAAGGTAGTTGGGTAGTAGCGGATTTAACAAATAAGACCGTTAATCAAGTAATCGGCGGAACCAATAAAATCGGCATCGGCAGCGGAACGGCAAATAATAACCACGTGCAAGTAACCGGCGGAACGCTAAATGGTGCTGCTCTAGGCGGACGCGGCGAGCAAGGCGTCAGCGGCAATGAATTCTCTGCAACCGGAGTAACCTTTAACGACAACGTTTCTGGTGGAACTACGTCAAAAGGTAATGCTACGGGAAACGTTTTAACCTTGTCAAATTCTAAAGTAGAGGGTGGTAAACAAGTCAAAGGCGGCAATGCTATGTTGTTGGGCTCCGCATCGGGTAACCGTGTAAATTTATGGGATCATACCACCGTAACGGGAGATGTTTTCGGCGCGGAGGCTGTGGGGGCAAATAGTGATAATAATACGGTACATTTATCAGATAGCACCGTCACCGGCACGATTTACGGCTTATACGGCACCGGTAGCGGCAGCGGCAACACCTTGATAAATGCTTCAAACGCTAGCAATCCAAATCAAGCGGGCAATATTGCTAGATTTAATGTTTTAAATTTCCAAAACATATCAAATGCATATTCCGATGCAAGCAAAGCCGCACTTCAAATCACGGACGGGGTTAAAACTAATATCAATAAGGCTAAATTTCAGCTTGGCGACCATGATTATGATGTAGATACTTACGCGATAGGCGACGGCGAGAAGCGCTATCTGATCCATAATGAAGCCAAATTTGAAAAATTTGATGAAAAGGTCAAGCACACCGATAATGTATTTACTATCAAAAATGCTACTACCTATTCGATGAATTTAAAGGGCTTGATGGAGGACGATGACGGAAAATCCATCGTAATCCAAGGCAAAAAGAAAACCAACCGCACTATCACCGACGGAACATTCGACCAAAGCGAATTTAATAAATACAAAGGACCTGCAGGTGAGGATCCTACTATCGATGTAGGCGAAGATCCAAATGCACCGGAGAATTTCGGTGGGCTAAATATCGATACGAATGCCATTCCTAAAGCCACGATAAATCTAGTAAGCGGTGATAATATCGGCACGATAAAAGCCAATGATGATGATACTATAAACGTAGGCAAAGACGGCAACAATCCACTAGTGCCGGGCAATATAACTGCAAAAAATATCGAAAAATCAGGCCCCGGCAAACTAAAGATAAATTTCAATTTGCCTAATAACTATAATGGAGGTAATCCTGCGATCAAACTTACGGACTCGGGCACTACTGATCTAACTGGTACTGATGTCAATGTAAATAATGCCAAAGATGGCACCACATACACACTCGTTAAAAAGACTAACGGCGGCACTATAAATTTCAACGATAGAGACGTCCAAAAAAACCAGACCTATACTATTACAGACAAAGATCACTATCAGTATGATGGCGAGACTTTTAGAAGAGAAAACGGCAATCAAGAGCTTGTTTATAAAAAAGGTACCATTACCAACGCTTGGGGCGATACCGATTTCGATAGCAGCGAGCTAACCAAAAATCAAGCTAGCAATAAAGCTGCGGGCGCTACTGAGCTATTCGGCAATAAAGGCAACACCGTAATCGTAAAAGAGGGCACAGGTAATCTAGGCAACAAAAACATAAGCTCAGGTAGAGCCGACGTCAAAGATACTGAAACGCCTAATACTATCCACAATAACTACACTACGATCAAAGGCGGAACGGGATTTGGCGATGTATATGCAGGCTATGGTGATAGCGGAACCCAAGATGTTCACGACAACCATCTAAACTTTGAAGAGACTTCAAAAGGCGCGGTAGTAAACGGAAATATCGGTGCAGGCTATAACGCTAATGGAAACGTTCATGATAATAAGGTAACCACTGATGATACCACCATTAACGGCAATGTCTACGGCGCACAGACAGCTAACGGCAATGCAGTTAAAAACATTGTAAATCTACAAGGCAGTAGAGTAGGTGGCGATGTATACGGCTCAAAAGCTAGCGGTTCTGCAACAAACAGTACCGTGAATTTAAGCAACACGCAAGTTGCTGGCAACGTCTACGCAGCAGATGCTGCTAGCGGCAGCGGTAATACCGTAAATTTCTATGGTGGTAAAGTCGGTAAAACTATCTACGGTCTATCTAGCGCAGGCGGCACAAATAACACCTTAAACGTATATAACGCCTCTACTCAAAAAACCGCAGGCGATATAGCAAATCTTAACGTATTAAACTTCGACGGAATTTCAAGCGCTAACGGCAGCGCTGCAACTGCAGCTTTGAATTTAACTACTACTAATGATACTAATATCATCAATGACGCTAAATTTAAACTAAATGGCGAAGAGTATGACGTAAATAAAGATACCTACCACTCGCTTAATATTGAGGAGGGTAAGGAGTATTATCTAATCCATAATGCCGGCAATACCTTTACAGGCTTCAAAGAAAAAGCTAAGCAAACGGATAATGAATTTACCATTACCGGTAAGAGTAGCTATGAGATTAACCTTAAAGGCTTAATCCAAAGTGCCGACAATCAATCTATCTTAGTTCAAGGCAAAAGACTTACCGGCAGAAATATATCTAGCGACGGCAAATTCGATAACGAAGAAATTACTAAATATACTCCGGATCTAAGCAATGGTGCTAATATTAACGTAGGAAAAACTCCGGGAACTAATAAAGATTTTGAAGGACTTGACATAGATACTTCAAATACACCTGGCGTTAAATCTAAAGTTACTTTGGTAGATGGTAAAAATATCGGCACTATCAAAGGAGATGCTGACGATACGATAAACGTAGGTAAAGAAGATGGCTCTTTAGTACCGGGCACTATCGAAGCTAAAAATATCGTAGGCGTTGGCAAGTTAAATTTCAATATGCCTAATGGTTACAACGGCGATCCGGCTCTTAAACTAACTGGCAATACCTCTACAAATCTAATCGGTACCGACGTTAAGATAAATAATGCTCAAAAAGATAAGGACTATACCCTAATCAAAGGCAACGCTGATATAAATTTCCAAGATAAAACCACTCAAAAAGAGCAAGTCTATAACATTATAGACAACGCTCACTATCAATATGACGGCGAGACCTTTAGAAAGCAAAATAACAATAAAGAGCTTATCTATAGAGAAGGCACCATTACCGATGCTTGGAACGACAACGACTTTGATAGCAACGAGCTAACTAAGAATAAAGCAGATAACGCGCATCAAGGCGGAACGCCTCTATTTGATAATAAAGGCAATACCGTAAATATCGTATCTACTGCAGGCGATCTAAGCACTAAATCCGTTTACGGCGGTGCGACACTAAGCGGCAGCACGGATGACGTATTTAACAATACCGTAAACATTAATGGTGCTGATACTAAAGAGATTTTCGCCGGTGCTTCTAAAGGTAGCGGTAGGGTTTACGACAACGTAGTAAATTTCAATGCAGGAAGCGTAGTAAATGCTATTAGCGGCTCTGATGATGCATCTAACGCAAGAGGCAATAATAGTGGCAACACCCTAAACGTAAATAACGCTTCCACCCAAAAAACCGCAGGCGATATTAAGAATTTCAATGCTCTTAACTTTGACGGAATTTCGGATGCTAACGGCAATGCTGCAACCGCTGCTTTAAATTTAACTACTAATGCCGATACGGACATTAATGACGCCAAATTTAAACTTGGCGGTGAAGAGTACAACGTAGATAAAGATACCTACGGCTCACTTAATATCGAAGAGGGTAAAGAGTATCACCTTATCCGCAATACTGGTAATACCTTTACGAGCTTTACAGAGAAGGCTAAGCAAACGACCAACGAGTTTACTCTTAAAAACTCTACCACCTACGATATAATGCTAAAAGGCTTGATTAAGAGCAGCGACGATCAATCTATCTTGATTCAAGGAAACAAGCTTACGTCTAGAAATATCACCGGCGGCGAGTTTGGAAACGATGAGATCAATAGATACAATCCGATCCCAAATCCTATAATAAACGTAGTTAACGAAAATCCAAACAATCCTACGAATTTCAACGGCTTAAATATCGACGGCGGCAACAACTCTACCGTAAATTTAACCGGCGGCAATAATATCGGAGATATCACCGGTGGAGCCGGAAGCACTCTAAACGTGGGTAAAGATACTACCAATCCAGCAGCTCCTAATTCGATCACCGCCAAGAATATCGGAGGGTTTGACGATATCAATATCTTTATGCCACCTACCGTTAAAGACGGCGATTCGATGATCAAGCTTACCGATCCTACAGCCAATACCGATCTAAGCAATATGAGAGGCAAGATCACCGCTTATGTTAGTGGAAATACTGATGTAGGAGATACCAGCACTATCCACCTAATCGATAAGCAAGGAAGCGGACAATTACTACTTCCTGATCCTTCGCATCTACAAACCAGGGTTCAACAAGGAGCTACCATAGAGTATGAGACCTACGGTATGGTAGACGCAAACGGAAGAGCATTGGATCTTAGATTTAGCGGTAAAAGAAGGGTAAAAGAGGATACCAAATCCTTCGCCGAAACCCGTGCCGCAAGCTTAGCCAGCTTAAAGAGCGGAAGCGAGTTAATTACCAACTACCTAGATAAGCTAATACCTGATGGACACTTAGAGCTATTTCCTTTTGCTATAAGCGAAGCTTACTCTCTAAGGTATGAGACGGGCTCACACGTAAATTCCAAAGGCTATGGAGTAGCAGCAGGCCTTGCCAGCTTAACTGAGAATTTCGCAGGAGATATCTTAAGCGGAGTATTCGTTGAATATGGAAAAGCAAACTACGATAGCTACTTAGATAGCGGTCTACATGCAGACGGAGATAGCGAGTATATAGGCGGAGGCTTGATGCTAAAGCAAAACTTTACTAGCGGCACCTACCTAGATGCAAGCTTTCACGTAGGTAAGATAAGCAGCGACTACAATAGTAACGACTGGACCTATGCTATAGCTCCTGGAGTATTAGCTCATAATGAGAAGTTTGATATCAGCTCAACCTATATAGCTACTCATATAGGAATAGGTCAGATCTTTGATCTAAGCCAAAGTAATAAACTAGACGTTTATACTAAATGGTTATATGCTTACACGGATGATGCAGATGCTACTATAAGCTCTGGCGAGAGATATCACTTTGATAGCGTTACATCTAATAGGCTAAGAGCTGGCCTTAGAGATACTATAAATCTAAAAGATGAGCATAACCTATACTTTGGAGGCGCATACGAGTATGAGTTTAGCGGAGATGCTAAAGCATCCACTATGGGACTTGACGCTCCTAAGCCTAGCCTAAAAGGCTCGACCGGAGTATTTGAAGCTGGCTATAAGTATGAGAGTAAAAACCTTATCCTTAGCCTAGGAGGCAAGGGCTATATAGGTAAAACAAGAGGCGGTGCTATCAATGCAGGGTTTGAGATTATGTTTTAA